The following proteins are co-located in the Xiphophorus hellerii strain 12219 chromosome 2, Xiphophorus_hellerii-4.1, whole genome shotgun sequence genome:
- the cd82b gene encoding LOW QUALITY PROTEIN: CD82 molecule b (The sequence of the model RefSeq protein was modified relative to this genomic sequence to represent the inferred CDS: deleted 2 bases in 2 codons) — MSKGCITVTKYFLFLFNLLFFIFGALIMGFGLWILFDKESFIAVLQESSDTVKVASYILIGVGSLTMAMGFFGCIGAIYEIRCLLGLYFTCLLLILIAQVTAAVLIYIQRDPLKHEMSVIIRGLIVNYRGENKTTEHAWDFVQRTMKCCGWTGPGNWSENTLIKNSTQYLYSCSCRNDTIRGTEVKEFGLCERLSAQPPVFEMGCITSVEKWLLDNCGIILGICIGVAVVELLGMILSMCLCKSVCQEDYTKVPKY, encoded by the exons ATGTCGAAAGGATGCATCACAGTCACCAAGTACTTCTTATTCCTCTTCAACCTCCTCTTTTTT ATCTTTGGAGCGTTGATCATGGGCTTTGGACTGTGGATACTCTTCGATAAGGAAAGCTTCATAGCGGTGCTAC AAGAATCTTCTGACACGGTGAAGGTGGCTTCATATATCCTCATCGGAGTCGGATCTCTGACGATGGCCATGGGATTCTTCGGCTGCATCGGAGCCATCTATGAAATCCGCTGCCTGCTGGGACTG TACTTCACCTGCCTTCTGCTCATCCTCATCGCTCAGGTCACTGCTGCTGTTCTCATTTACATACAGAGAGATCCG ctgaaACATGAGATGTCCGTCATCATTAGAGGACTGATAGTGAACTACAGGGGTGAGAACAAAACCACAGAGCACGCCTGGGACTTCGTTCAGAGGACG ATGAAATGCTGTGGGTGGACTGGTCCAGGTAACTGGTCCGAGAACACTTTGATCAAGAACAGCACGCAGTATCTGTACTCCTGCTCCTGTCGTAACGACACCATC CGGGGAACCGAGGTGAAAGAGTTTGGCCTTTGTGAGCGCCTGTCAGCACAGCCACCTGTCTTTGAAATG GGCTGTATAACCAGCGTGGAAAAATGGCTGCTGGATAACTGTGGGATTATCCTGGGGATCTGTATCGGGGTGGCTGTTGTGGAG CTCCTGGGGATGATCCTCTCCATGTGTCTGTGCAAGAGCGTC TGCCAGGAGGATTACACCAAAGTACCGAAGTACTGA